A stretch of the Gossypium hirsutum isolate 1008001.06 chromosome D07, Gossypium_hirsutum_v2.1, whole genome shotgun sequence genome encodes the following:
- the LOC107954200 gene encoding calmodulin-binding receptor-like cytoplasmic kinase 1 isoform X3 codes for MKKALHPTMIRQDSSSLHDQHKPRAKNYFKVVSRKLAGVFTALLSGKRKKGSVDVNKMQKNNTRVERISFSTSTDQSTASDVRSSAGFKSFGSYGSSSSMSGRITTPSFSFEDICKATANFSPENKIGEGGFGTVYKGRLKDGSLVAVKRAKKDKYDQGLPQQFKNEILTLLKIEHLNLVRLFGYLEHKDEQIIVVEYVGNGNLREHLDAVRGNGLEIAERLDIAIDVAHAITYLHTYTEKLRAKVADFGFARLATEDPTATHISTQVKGTAGYVDPEYTRTYQLTDKSDVYSFGVLLVELMTGRYPIESKKPVKERVTVRWAMKRLKEGEFVIAMDPKLRRSPASNMVVENVLKLAHQCLAPVRQSRPTMKKCVEVLWGIRKDYKDRVSSTTAASTSHCSANFPYRNAKSDRHLFGIQEGDSYGFISA; via the exons ATGAAGAAAGCATTGCATCCAACTATGATCCGACAAGATTCCAGTTCTCTCCATGACCAGCATAAACCTCGTGCTAAGAACTACTTCAAAGTTGTATCAAGGAAACTAGCTGGAGTTTTCACAGCATTATTGTCTGGGAAAAGAAAAAAGGGTAGTGTTGATGTCAACAAGATGCAAAAAAATAACACCCGAGTCGAAAGAATTTCCT TCTCTACTTCAACAGATCAATCGACAGCGAGCGATGTAAGGAGCTCAGCTGGATTCAAGTCTTTTGGTTCTTATGGTTCTTCCAGTTCTATGAGTGGACGTATCACAACACCCAGTTTCTCCTTCGAAGATATCTGTAAGGCAACTGCAAATTTTTCTCCCGAAAATAAAATTGGGGAAGGTGGGTTTGGAACAGTTTATAAAGGGAGGCTCAAGGATGGATCTCTTGTTGCTGTAAAGCGTGCGAAAAAG GACAAGTATGACCAGGGCTTACCACAACAGTTCAAGAATGAAATACTTACATTATTGAAGATCGAACATCTGAATTTAGTAAGGTTATTTGGATATCTGGAGCACAAAGACGAGCAAATTATCGTGGTTGAATATGTTGGAAATGGGAATCTCCGAGAACATCTTGATG CTGTAAGGGGAAATGGGCTTGAAATTGCCGAACGTCTGGACATTGCGATCGATGTCGCCCATGCAATTACCTATCTTCATACGTACACAG AGAAACTCCGGGCGAAAGTGGCGGACTTTGGATTCGCACGACTTGCTACAGAGGATCCCACTGCAACCCACATCTCGACTCAAGTCAAAGGAACTGCAGGCTATGTGGATCCTGAATACACCAGAACTTATCAGCTCACTGACAAAAGCGATGTATACTCCTTTGGTGTATTGCTCGTGGAGTTGATGACCGGAAGATATCCAATTGAATCAAAGAAACCGGTCAAGGAGCGAGTAACCGTACGATGG GCAATGAAGAGATTAAAGGAAGGAGAATTTGTGATAGCGATGGACCCAAAGCTAAGGAGAAGTCCAGCATCAAACATGGTGGTTGAGAATGTCCTGAAACTGGCACACCAATGCCTCGCACCAGTGAGACAATCCAGGCCAACCATGAAGAAATGTGTGGAGGTCTTGTGGGGAATTCGTAAAGATTACAAAGATAGAGTGTCTTCTACTACTGCTGCTTCTACCTCTCACTGTTCTGCAAATTTTCCTTATAGAAATGCTAAGTCTGACAGGCATTTGTTCGGAATACAAGAGGGTGACAGCTATGGTTTTATTTCTGCATAA
- the LOC107954200 gene encoding calmodulin-binding receptor-like cytoplasmic kinase 1 isoform X2, with protein MKKALHPTMIRQDSSSLHDQHKPRAKNYFKVVSRKLAGVFTALLSGKRKKGSVDVNKMQKNNTRVERISYQSTASDVRSSAGFKSFGSYGSSSSMSGRITTPSFSFEDICKATANFSPENKIGEGGFGTVYKGRLKDGSLVAVKRAKKDKYDQGLPQQFKNEILTLLKIEHLNLVRLFGYLEHKDEQIIVVEYVGNGNLREHLDAVRGNGLEIAERLDIAIDVAHAITYLHTYTDPSIIHRDIKASNILITEKLRAKVADFGFARLATEDPTATHISTQVKGTAGYVDPEYTRTYQLTDKSDVYSFGVLLVELMTGRYPIESKKPVKERVTVRWAMKRLKEGEFVIAMDPKLRRSPASNMVVENVLKLAHQCLAPVRQSRPTMKKCVEVLWGIRKDYKDRVSSTTAASTSHCSANFPYRNAKSDRHLFGIQEGDSYGFISA; from the exons ATGAAGAAAGCATTGCATCCAACTATGATCCGACAAGATTCCAGTTCTCTCCATGACCAGCATAAACCTCGTGCTAAGAACTACTTCAAAGTTGTATCAAGGAAACTAGCTGGAGTTTTCACAGCATTATTGTCTGGGAAAAGAAAAAAGGGTAGTGTTGATGTCAACAAGATGCAAAAAAATAACACCCGAGTCGAAAGAATTTCCT ATCAATCGACAGCGAGCGATGTAAGGAGCTCAGCTGGATTCAAGTCTTTTGGTTCTTATGGTTCTTCCAGTTCTATGAGTGGACGTATCACAACACCCAGTTTCTCCTTCGAAGATATCTGTAAGGCAACTGCAAATTTTTCTCCCGAAAATAAAATTGGGGAAGGTGGGTTTGGAACAGTTTATAAAGGGAGGCTCAAGGATGGATCTCTTGTTGCTGTAAAGCGTGCGAAAAAG GACAAGTATGACCAGGGCTTACCACAACAGTTCAAGAATGAAATACTTACATTATTGAAGATCGAACATCTGAATTTAGTAAGGTTATTTGGATATCTGGAGCACAAAGACGAGCAAATTATCGTGGTTGAATATGTTGGAAATGGGAATCTCCGAGAACATCTTGATG CTGTAAGGGGAAATGGGCTTGAAATTGCCGAACGTCTGGACATTGCGATCGATGTCGCCCATGCAATTACCTATCTTCATACGTACACAG ATCCTTCTATAATACATAGAGACATAAAAGCATCAAATATCCTTATCACAGAGAAACTCCGGGCGAAAGTGGCGGACTTTGGATTCGCACGACTTGCTACAGAGGATCCCACTGCAACCCACATCTCGACTCAAGTCAAAGGAACTGCAGGCTATGTGGATCCTGAATACACCAGAACTTATCAGCTCACTGACAAAAGCGATGTATACTCCTTTGGTGTATTGCTCGTGGAGTTGATGACCGGAAGATATCCAATTGAATCAAAGAAACCGGTCAAGGAGCGAGTAACCGTACGATGG GCAATGAAGAGATTAAAGGAAGGAGAATTTGTGATAGCGATGGACCCAAAGCTAAGGAGAAGTCCAGCATCAAACATGGTGGTTGAGAATGTCCTGAAACTGGCACACCAATGCCTCGCACCAGTGAGACAATCCAGGCCAACCATGAAGAAATGTGTGGAGGTCTTGTGGGGAATTCGTAAAGATTACAAAGATAGAGTGTCTTCTACTACTGCTGCTTCTACCTCTCACTGTTCTGCAAATTTTCCTTATAGAAATGCTAAGTCTGACAGGCATTTGTTCGGAATACAAGAGGGTGACAGCTATGGTTTTATTTCTGCATAA
- the LOC107954200 gene encoding calmodulin-binding receptor-like cytoplasmic kinase 1 isoform X1 — protein sequence MKKALHPTMIRQDSSSLHDQHKPRAKNYFKVVSRKLAGVFTALLSGKRKKGSVDVNKMQKNNTRVERISFSTSTDQSTASDVRSSAGFKSFGSYGSSSSMSGRITTPSFSFEDICKATANFSPENKIGEGGFGTVYKGRLKDGSLVAVKRAKKDKYDQGLPQQFKNEILTLLKIEHLNLVRLFGYLEHKDEQIIVVEYVGNGNLREHLDAVRGNGLEIAERLDIAIDVAHAITYLHTYTDPSIIHRDIKASNILITEKLRAKVADFGFARLATEDPTATHISTQVKGTAGYVDPEYTRTYQLTDKSDVYSFGVLLVELMTGRYPIESKKPVKERVTVRWAMKRLKEGEFVIAMDPKLRRSPASNMVVENVLKLAHQCLAPVRQSRPTMKKCVEVLWGIRKDYKDRVSSTTAASTSHCSANFPYRNAKSDRHLFGIQEGDSYGFISA from the exons ATGAAGAAAGCATTGCATCCAACTATGATCCGACAAGATTCCAGTTCTCTCCATGACCAGCATAAACCTCGTGCTAAGAACTACTTCAAAGTTGTATCAAGGAAACTAGCTGGAGTTTTCACAGCATTATTGTCTGGGAAAAGAAAAAAGGGTAGTGTTGATGTCAACAAGATGCAAAAAAATAACACCCGAGTCGAAAGAATTTCCT TCTCTACTTCAACAGATCAATCGACAGCGAGCGATGTAAGGAGCTCAGCTGGATTCAAGTCTTTTGGTTCTTATGGTTCTTCCAGTTCTATGAGTGGACGTATCACAACACCCAGTTTCTCCTTCGAAGATATCTGTAAGGCAACTGCAAATTTTTCTCCCGAAAATAAAATTGGGGAAGGTGGGTTTGGAACAGTTTATAAAGGGAGGCTCAAGGATGGATCTCTTGTTGCTGTAAAGCGTGCGAAAAAG GACAAGTATGACCAGGGCTTACCACAACAGTTCAAGAATGAAATACTTACATTATTGAAGATCGAACATCTGAATTTAGTAAGGTTATTTGGATATCTGGAGCACAAAGACGAGCAAATTATCGTGGTTGAATATGTTGGAAATGGGAATCTCCGAGAACATCTTGATG CTGTAAGGGGAAATGGGCTTGAAATTGCCGAACGTCTGGACATTGCGATCGATGTCGCCCATGCAATTACCTATCTTCATACGTACACAG ATCCTTCTATAATACATAGAGACATAAAAGCATCAAATATCCTTATCACAGAGAAACTCCGGGCGAAAGTGGCGGACTTTGGATTCGCACGACTTGCTACAGAGGATCCCACTGCAACCCACATCTCGACTCAAGTCAAAGGAACTGCAGGCTATGTGGATCCTGAATACACCAGAACTTATCAGCTCACTGACAAAAGCGATGTATACTCCTTTGGTGTATTGCTCGTGGAGTTGATGACCGGAAGATATCCAATTGAATCAAAGAAACCGGTCAAGGAGCGAGTAACCGTACGATGG GCAATGAAGAGATTAAAGGAAGGAGAATTTGTGATAGCGATGGACCCAAAGCTAAGGAGAAGTCCAGCATCAAACATGGTGGTTGAGAATGTCCTGAAACTGGCACACCAATGCCTCGCACCAGTGAGACAATCCAGGCCAACCATGAAGAAATGTGTGGAGGTCTTGTGGGGAATTCGTAAAGATTACAAAGATAGAGTGTCTTCTACTACTGCTGCTTCTACCTCTCACTGTTCTGCAAATTTTCCTTATAGAAATGCTAAGTCTGACAGGCATTTGTTCGGAATACAAGAGGGTGACAGCTATGGTTTTATTTCTGCATAA